A part of Pungitius pungitius chromosome 15, fPunPun2.1, whole genome shotgun sequence genomic DNA contains:
- the LOC119207304 gene encoding protein lifeguard 1-like isoform X1, protein MAVFHLLHQGRRKLQRSESLNRMLRSNLQVLLWRSLLLTEHCAVHSPSDRMSNSSEPLVSKETQDAPRYVSSPPPPAPPPAPSSAAPPAAPSPAPSSAAPPAAPSAAPSLVSFKGPPSPPYPAASSKTKMTCIHQPAAGYGSLLDFHTEASTDTTLLMDSSSSDDHKARRAFAKKVFWILTLQLLFSFGVLCASFFVVKDAHNKWLYVGSLLTFCGFTAALSICKSFSQRHPWNVVGWVVVTVSLSHMVGTIGSFHAFNHVFITVGVLMVIAVAIVAFSAQTGYHDVWDTLLLTLTVDVVTFAFLHVLLPLHH, encoded by the exons ATGGCGGTTTTTCATCTGCTTCACCAAGGTCGCAGAAAATTACAGA GGAGTGAATCATTAAACCGGATGTTACGTAGCAACCTGCAGGTGTTACTGTGGCGAAGTCTCCTCCTCACTGAGCACTGCGCGGTGCACAGCCCATCAGACAG AATGTCCAATTCATCCGAGCCCCTCGTCTCCAAAGAGACCCAGGACGCTCCTCGCTATGTGtcctcacctccaccaccagctccaccaccagctccatcatcagcagctccaccagcagctccatcaccagctccatcatcagcagctccaccagcagctccatcAGCAGCTCCATCGCTGGTCTCCTTCAAAGGACCTCCATCTCCACCCTACCCTGCAGCCTCGTCCAAAACCAAGATGACCTGCATCCATCAGCCTGCTGCCGGGTACGGCTCCCTCCTGGACTTCCACACCGAGGCCTCGACGGACACAACTCTGCTGATGGACTCGTCTTCTTCTGATGACCACAAAGCGAGGAGAGCGTTCGCCAAAAAG GTGTTCTGGATCCTGACCCTCCAGCTGCTGTTCTCCTTCGGCGTCTTGTGTGCGTCCTTCTTTGTAGTGAAGGACGCACACAACAAGTGGCTCTACGTCGGCTCCCTGCTCACCTTCTGCGGCTTCACCGCCGCCCTCAGCATCTGCAAGTCCTTCAGCCAACGTCACCCCTGGAACGTCGTGGGATGG GTTGTGGTCACTGTGAGCTTGTCACACATGGTGGGAACCATCGGCTCCTTCCACGCCTTCAACCACGTCTTCATCACTGTGGGAGTCCTGATGGTCATTGCTGTCGCCATCGTTGCCTTCTCTGCACAG ACTGGTTATCACGATGTTTGGGACACTCTTCTGCTGACTCTGACCGTGGACGTGGTCACGTTTGCATTCCTTCACGTTCTACTCCCTCTTCACCATTGA
- the LOC119207304 gene encoding protein lifeguard 1-like isoform X3: MSNSSEPLVSKETQDAPRYVSSPPPPAPPPAPSSAAPPAAPSPAPSSAAPPAAPSAAPSLVSFKGPPSPPYPAASSKTKMTCIHQPAAGYGSLLDFHTEASTDTTLLMDSSSSDDHKARRAFAKKVFWILTLQLLFSFGVLCASFFVVKDAHNKWLYVGSLLTFCGFTAALSICKSFSQRHPWNVVGWVVVTVSLSHMVGTIGSFHAFNHVFITVGVLMVIAVAIVAFSAQTGYHDVWDTLLLTLTVDVVTFAFLHVLLPLHH, translated from the exons ATGTCCAATTCATCCGAGCCCCTCGTCTCCAAAGAGACCCAGGACGCTCCTCGCTATGTGtcctcacctccaccaccagctccaccaccagctccatcatcagcagctccaccagcagctccatcaccagctccatcatcagcagctccaccagcagctccatcAGCAGCTCCATCGCTGGTCTCCTTCAAAGGACCTCCATCTCCACCCTACCCTGCAGCCTCGTCCAAAACCAAGATGACCTGCATCCATCAGCCTGCTGCCGGGTACGGCTCCCTCCTGGACTTCCACACCGAGGCCTCGACGGACACAACTCTGCTGATGGACTCGTCTTCTTCTGATGACCACAAAGCGAGGAGAGCGTTCGCCAAAAAG GTGTTCTGGATCCTGACCCTCCAGCTGCTGTTCTCCTTCGGCGTCTTGTGTGCGTCCTTCTTTGTAGTGAAGGACGCACACAACAAGTGGCTCTACGTCGGCTCCCTGCTCACCTTCTGCGGCTTCACCGCCGCCCTCAGCATCTGCAAGTCCTTCAGCCAACGTCACCCCTGGAACGTCGTGGGATGG GTTGTGGTCACTGTGAGCTTGTCACACATGGTGGGAACCATCGGCTCCTTCCACGCCTTCAACCACGTCTTCATCACTGTGGGAGTCCTGATGGTCATTGCTGTCGCCATCGTTGCCTTCTCTGCACAG ACTGGTTATCACGATGTTTGGGACACTCTTCTGCTGACTCTGACCGTGGACGTGGTCACGTTTGCATTCCTTCACGTTCTACTCCCTCTTCACCATTGA
- the LOC119207304 gene encoding protein lifeguard 1-like isoform X2 produces MLRSNLQVLLWRSLLLTEHCAVHSPSDRMSNSSEPLVSKETQDAPRYVSSPPPPAPPPAPSSAAPPAAPSPAPSSAAPPAAPSAAPSLVSFKGPPSPPYPAASSKTKMTCIHQPAAGYGSLLDFHTEASTDTTLLMDSSSSDDHKARRAFAKKVFWILTLQLLFSFGVLCASFFVVKDAHNKWLYVGSLLTFCGFTAALSICKSFSQRHPWNVVGWVVVTVSLSHMVGTIGSFHAFNHVFITVGVLMVIAVAIVAFSAQTGYHDVWDTLLLTLTVDVVTFAFLHVLLPLHH; encoded by the exons ATGTTACGTAGCAACCTGCAGGTGTTACTGTGGCGAAGTCTCCTCCTCACTGAGCACTGCGCGGTGCACAGCCCATCAGACAG AATGTCCAATTCATCCGAGCCCCTCGTCTCCAAAGAGACCCAGGACGCTCCTCGCTATGTGtcctcacctccaccaccagctccaccaccagctccatcatcagcagctccaccagcagctccatcaccagctccatcatcagcagctccaccagcagctccatcAGCAGCTCCATCGCTGGTCTCCTTCAAAGGACCTCCATCTCCACCCTACCCTGCAGCCTCGTCCAAAACCAAGATGACCTGCATCCATCAGCCTGCTGCCGGGTACGGCTCCCTCCTGGACTTCCACACCGAGGCCTCGACGGACACAACTCTGCTGATGGACTCGTCTTCTTCTGATGACCACAAAGCGAGGAGAGCGTTCGCCAAAAAG GTGTTCTGGATCCTGACCCTCCAGCTGCTGTTCTCCTTCGGCGTCTTGTGTGCGTCCTTCTTTGTAGTGAAGGACGCACACAACAAGTGGCTCTACGTCGGCTCCCTGCTCACCTTCTGCGGCTTCACCGCCGCCCTCAGCATCTGCAAGTCCTTCAGCCAACGTCACCCCTGGAACGTCGTGGGATGG GTTGTGGTCACTGTGAGCTTGTCACACATGGTGGGAACCATCGGCTCCTTCCACGCCTTCAACCACGTCTTCATCACTGTGGGAGTCCTGATGGTCATTGCTGTCGCCATCGTTGCCTTCTCTGCACAG ACTGGTTATCACGATGTTTGGGACACTCTTCTGCTGACTCTGACCGTGGACGTGGTCACGTTTGCATTCCTTCACGTTCTACTCCCTCTTCACCATTGA
- the LOC119207612 gene encoding protein lifeguard 1-like isoform X1 — MCNSPELLVSKETMDAPCYVSSPPAPPAAPPLLSFKGPPSPPYPAASSKTKMTRIHQPAAGYGSLLDFHTEASTDTTLLMDSSSSDDHKVRRAFTKKVFWILTLQLLFSFGVLCASFFVVKDAHNKWLYVGSLLTFGGFTAALSICKSFSQRHPWNMEGWTHYYDVLDALLMTLTVDVVAFAYLHVLD; from the exons ATGTGCAATTCACCCGAGCTCCTGGTCTCCAAAGAGACCATGGACGCTCCTTGTTATGTATCctcaccaccagctccaccagcagctccaccactgCTCTCCTTCAAAGGACCTCCATCTCCACCCTACCCTGCAGCCTCTTCCAAAACCAAGATGACCCGCATCCATCAGCCTGCTGCCGGGTACGGCTCCCTCCTGGACTTCCACACCGAGGCCTCGACGGACACAACTCTGCTGATGGACTCGTCTTCTTCTGATGACCACAAAGTGAGGAGAGCGTTCACCAAAAAG GTGTTCTGGATCCTGACCCTCCAGCTGCTGTTCTCCTTCGGCGTCTTGTGTGCGTCCTTCTTTGTAGTGAAGGACGCACACAACAAGTGGCTCTACGTCGGCTCCCTGCTCACCTTCGGCGGCTTCACCGCCGCCCTCAGCATCTGCAAGTCCTTCAGCCAACGTCACCCCTGGAACATGGAGGGATGG ACTCATTATTACGATGTTTTGGACGCTCTTCTGATGACTCTGACCGTGGACGTGGTCGCGTTTGCGTACCTACACGTTCTCGATTAA
- the LOC119207612 gene encoding protein lifeguard 1-like isoform X2 encodes MDAPCYVSSPPAPPAAPPLLSFKGPPSPPYPAASSKTKMTRIHQPAAGYGSLLDFHTEASTDTTLLMDSSSSDDHKVRRAFTKKVFWILTLQLLFSFGVLCASFFVVKDAHNKWLYVGSLLTFGGFTAALSICKSFSQRHPWNMEGWTHYYDVLDALLMTLTVDVVAFAYLHVLD; translated from the exons ATGGACGCTCCTTGTTATGTATCctcaccaccagctccaccagcagctccaccactgCTCTCCTTCAAAGGACCTCCATCTCCACCCTACCCTGCAGCCTCTTCCAAAACCAAGATGACCCGCATCCATCAGCCTGCTGCCGGGTACGGCTCCCTCCTGGACTTCCACACCGAGGCCTCGACGGACACAACTCTGCTGATGGACTCGTCTTCTTCTGATGACCACAAAGTGAGGAGAGCGTTCACCAAAAAG GTGTTCTGGATCCTGACCCTCCAGCTGCTGTTCTCCTTCGGCGTCTTGTGTGCGTCCTTCTTTGTAGTGAAGGACGCACACAACAAGTGGCTCTACGTCGGCTCCCTGCTCACCTTCGGCGGCTTCACCGCCGCCCTCAGCATCTGCAAGTCCTTCAGCCAACGTCACCCCTGGAACATGGAGGGATGG ACTCATTATTACGATGTTTTGGACGCTCTTCTGATGACTCTGACCGTGGACGTGGTCGCGTTTGCGTACCTACACGTTCTCGATTAA